One Candidatus Krumholzibacteriia bacterium genomic region harbors:
- a CDS encoding DUF445 family protein encodes MPWNFVLFPLVGAAIGALTNQIAIKMLFRPYREVRVGGVRLPFTPGVIPSQRGQIAHNIATTFEAQLLGGDEIHQALTGERARGIVDAKVQEMLDQFGPMASMVQSMKPMIVQKILEGVEDMALDLVGEGGELDIAKRLEDKINAMDIAVLEELILGFSRKQFRHITFFGGVLGAVIGLVQAALSVALAG; translated from the coding sequence GTGCCCTGGAATTTCGTCCTGTTCCCACTGGTGGGCGCCGCGATCGGTGCGCTCACCAATCAGATCGCCATCAAGATGCTGTTCCGCCCCTACCGCGAGGTGCGGGTCGGCGGCGTCCGACTGCCGTTCACGCCCGGCGTGATTCCGTCGCAGCGCGGACAGATCGCCCACAACATCGCGACCACCTTCGAGGCACAGCTGCTCGGCGGCGACGAGATCCACCAGGCCCTGACCGGCGAGCGCGCCCGCGGGATCGTCGACGCCAAGGTGCAGGAGATGCTCGACCAGTTCGGTCCCATGGCGAGCATGGTGCAGTCGATGAAGCCCATGATCGTGCAGAAGATCCTCGAGGGGGTCGAGGACATGGCCCTCGACCTCGTGGGCGAGGGCGGCGAACTCGACATCGCGAAGCGGCTCGAGGACAAGATCAACGCCATGGACATCGCCGTGCTCGAGGAGCTGATCCTGGGTTTCAGCCGCAAGCAGTTCCGCCACATCACCTTCTTCGGCGGCGTCCTCGGCGCCGTGATCGGCCTGGTCCAGGCGGCGCTGAGCGTCGCTCTCGCCGGTTGA